Proteins encoded together in one Vitis vinifera cultivar Pinot Noir 40024 chromosome 4, ASM3070453v1 window:
- the LOC100262562 gene encoding WAT1-related protein At1g68170: protein FRGSLTHNLYVESLVLTSATFVAAMTNLTPALTFIMAIILRMERLAIGTDAGKAKVLGTILSIGGAMIFTFYKGIGINVWTTNINLLHHHAMTTSKQTSAKEALGALLGVGSGVSIAIWMIIQAKLSKVYPPYSATALTSICASIQSVAYAMCTEEWAAWKLGWNIRLLTVVYTGVIGSGLMIALMAWVARMRGALFISSFYPLLLIIVAIVGSLMLDELLHLGSILGAVFIILGLYSVLWGKGKETMEATQLNPLKSSKDSELRDVTVQG, encoded by the exons TTCAGGGGCTCATTAACCCACAATTTATATGTTGAGAGCTTGGTTTTAACATCTGCAACATTTGTAGCAGCAATGACTAATCTTACTCCTGCTCTGACATTTATCATGGCTATCATTTTAAG GATGGAAAGATTGGCAATTGGAACTGATGCTGGAAAGGCTAAAGTTTTGGGCACTATATTGAGCATAGGCGGTGCAATGATTTTTACATTTTACAAGGGAATTGGGATCAATGTGTGGACGACCAACATTAACTTGCTACATCATCATGCCATGACAACATCAAAGCAGACATCGGCAAAGGAAGCATTGGGCGCATTGCTGGGTGTGGGCAGTGGTGTGTCTATCGCAATCTGGATGATAATCCAG GCAAAATTGAGTAAGGTATATCCACCTTACTCTGCCACTGCTCTCACGTCTATATGTGCATCAATACAGTCAGTGGCATATGCAATGTGTACCGAGGAGTGGGCTGCATGGAAGCTTGGTTGGAATATTAGACTTCTCACTGTTGTATATACG GGAGTCATAGGCTCTGGATTGATGATTGCACTAATGGCCTGGGTTGCACGGATGAGGGGGGCGTTATTTATATCTTCTTTTTACCCATTATTGCTTATTATTGTTGCAATAGTTGGCTCGTTAATGCTAGATGAGTTGCTACATTTGGGAAG CATATTAGGTGCGGTGTTTATCATATTGGGCTTATACAGCGTGCTATGGGGAAAAGGCAAGGAGACGATGGAAGCAACCCAGCTTAATCCATTGAAAAGCTCTAAAGACTCGGAATTAAGAGATGTTACTGTACAAGGCTAA